The proteins below come from a single Parcubacteria group bacterium genomic window:
- a CDS encoding MBL fold metallo-hydrolase yields MNIQYYGHSCFKISLKPAGRGQNEVVLFIDPFDKSIGLRPPQGQADFVLVSHDHPDHNNVEALKGEPRVIDLPGEYSVRGVNVIGIPSFHDDKQGTERGQNTIFIIDGEELKLCHLGDLGTDLTEKQLEKIGTVNVLFVPIGGNYTIDYKKAIETIKKIEPNIVIPIHFKLKGTTENIEDETKFCSEMGYCVKDRPSKLNLKSKDMEGKNMEIIVMGIE; encoded by the coding sequence ATGAATATCCAATACTACGGACACTCTTGCTTCAAGATTTCTTTGAAACCCGCCGGACGTGGCCAAAACGAAGTAGTGCTTTTTATCGACCCTTTTGATAAATCCATCGGCCTGCGTCCGCCCCAAGGACAAGCGGATTTTGTCTTGGTTTCCCATGATCATCCTGACCACAATAACGTCGAAGCACTGAAAGGCGAACCGCGTGTCATCGATCTGCCCGGCGAATATTCCGTTAGAGGTGTGAACGTCATCGGCATCCCCTCTTTTCATGACGACAAGCAAGGCACCGAGCGAGGCCAGAATACAATTTTCATCATCGATGGAGAAGAATTGAAACTCTGTCATCTAGGAGACCTGGGCACCGACCTGACGGAAAAACAACTTGAAAAAATCGGCACAGTCAATGTACTTTTTGTCCCAATTGGCGGAAACTATACCATTGACTACAAAAAAGCCATCGAAACTATCAAAAAAATCGAACCAAATATTGTCATTCCGATCCACTTCAAACTGAAAGGAACCACGGAAAATATTGAAGATGAGACGAAATTCTGTTCCGAAATGGGCTATTGCGTGAAAGATAGGCCATCAAAATTGAACCTGAAAAGTAAAGATATGGAAGGAAAGAACATGGAAATCATAGTTATGGGTATTGAATAA
- a CDS encoding helix-turn-helix domain-containing protein: MLLSTLKQVGLSEKQAKIYLAALELGETTVKEIAKKAEIKRTTIYDLLSELLESGIMKQTVRGVKKRFIAASPEDLQVLIQKRAVLLAQIMPNLDSMSNVDKVRPKVRFYEGRAGLAEVYADTLKHSGEILAFASDDVAKVLGLDWAGQYIRQRMKKKIYYKGIVARSALIEKEFATKNQEQLRSIKMIDSHKYPFSNEVMIYGHQKIAIISAKDAMGIIIESAEIFLTQKSIFELLWDLLPEIKI, translated from the coding sequence ATGCTACTTTCTACCCTAAAACAAGTCGGTTTGAGTGAGAAACAAGCCAAAATATATCTGGCGGCGTTGGAATTGGGCGAGACGACCGTCAAAGAAATCGCGAAAAAGGCCGAAATAAAGCGCACAACGATTTATGATTTGCTTTCGGAGCTTTTGGAGAGCGGGATTATGAAGCAAACCGTGCGTGGTGTGAAAAAAAGATTTATTGCGGCTAGTCCGGAAGATTTGCAAGTGTTGATCCAAAAACGCGCCGTGCTGTTGGCACAGATCATGCCAAACTTGGATTCAATGAGTAATGTGGACAAGGTTCGGCCAAAAGTCAGGTTCTATGAAGGACGTGCGGGATTGGCAGAAGTTTATGCTGACACACTGAAACATTCAGGCGAAATTTTGGCTTTTGCTTCGGATGATGTGGCAAAAGTGCTTGGTCTGGACTGGGCGGGGCAATATATCCGGCAACGAATGAAGAAAAAAATCTACTATAAAGGCATCGTTGCGCGGTCGGCGCTCATCGAAAAAGAATTCGCTACCAAAAATCAAGAGCAGTTGCGTTCGATCAAGATGATTGATAGTCATAAATATCCTTTTTCCAATGAAGTAATGATTTATGGTCACCAAAAAATTGCCATCATCTCAGCTAAAGACGCAATGGGCATCATTATTGAAAGCGCGGAAATCTTTCTGACGCAAAAATCCATCTTTGAACTTTTGTGGGATTTATTGCCGGAGATTAAGATTTAG
- a CDS encoding helix-turn-helix domain-containing protein: MEHLIEPLKNLGLSEKEVLVYLALLQIGSATPYQIAKKSGIKRPTAYVIAEELVAKGLIVHIPGEEKKRYIAKNPDAFFEEKEEQLAAARKILPELRSYQKNVAEKSSILYFEGIDGLHQAYAYRQKELHGKEIVGFFASNEDSTSEVTEYFVEWNEYRAKHNTPVRGITVDAPDLLPYAKFFGEGAGAMNLKFLPRDVYGSKISIESCDNQFVRIFLFESVETLIIESPKFAVAVKEIFELVWKSVEGRFDKPATWVG; the protein is encoded by the coding sequence ATGGAACATTTGATCGAACCGCTAAAAAATCTAGGTTTAAGCGAAAAAGAGGTGCTGGTATATTTGGCACTGCTTCAAATCGGCTCGGCGACGCCCTATCAAATTGCCAAAAAATCGGGGATTAAGCGGCCAACGGCCTATGTGATTGCAGAAGAATTAGTGGCAAAGGGCTTGATCGTGCATATTCCTGGGGAGGAAAAGAAGCGCTATATTGCCAAAAACCCCGATGCTTTCTTTGAGGAGAAAGAGGAGCAGTTGGCAGCGGCGCGGAAGATTTTGCCTGAACTGCGCTCTTACCAGAAAAACGTGGCAGAAAAATCGAGTATTTTGTATTTTGAGGGGATCGATGGCTTGCATCAGGCTTATGCGTATCGCCAGAAAGAACTGCACGGCAAGGAAATTGTGGGCTTTTTTGCTTCCAATGAGGATTCAACCTCTGAAGTGACGGAATATTTCGTGGAATGGAATGAATATCGCGCCAAACATAACACGCCGGTGCGCGGAATTACGGTGGATGCGCCGGATCTTTTGCCTTATGCTAAGTTTTTTGGAGAGGGGGCGGGTGCGATGAATTTGAAATTTTTGCCACGTGATGTCTATGGCTCGAAGATTTCTATCGAGTCTTGTGATAATCAGTTTGTGCGGATTTTTCTGTTTGAGAGCGTGGAGACGCTGATTATTGAGTCGCCGAAATTCGCGGTGGCCGTGAAGGAGATTTTTGAATTGGTTTGGAAATCGGTAGAAGGTAGGTTTGATAAGCCGGCGACATGGGTGGGGTAG
- a CDS encoding CCA tRNA nucleotidyltransferase, translating to MKKEKLVKFDVPVHILSVMKKLEEAGFEANVVGGCVRDLLLGAEPKDWDVATNARPEEVQELFPDSVYENEFGTVGVKIRTDSKLRNESESTKTTKGDIGVVVEVVEVTTYRIESKYSDKRHPDEVKFAKTLEEDLSRRDFTINALAINFKKLSYAKASAGKQEKRNPPTLKLRQAGKKQTGLVEKVTGAEFKIVDLFSGIEDLENKLIRAVGDANARFDEDALRMMRAIRFSVTLGFAIEEKTFAAIQKNAENLKHISPERIRDEFAKIILSSTPARGIELLQETGILKIILPEVESGIGVTQSHHHYYGPYNTVYKHLVASLEKCPSPKLEVRLAALLHDVGKPKSKRGEGENATFYNHEYIGERMTKNILERLRFSRRVIDKVTLLVRNHMFYYNVDEVGESGVRRVVQKVGLENIMDLIDVRISDRLGSGVPKAVPYKLRHFQFMVEKVSHDPISVKQLKLNGNDLMSELGVEPGPKIGAILAVLLSQVIDDPARNVKEKLIVLAKELAKSKVEDLRKMAEEKIKKEQKKEEELIKKKHKVS from the coding sequence ATGAAAAAGGAAAAATTGGTCAAATTTGATGTGCCTGTGCATATTCTTTCGGTGATGAAAAAGCTGGAAGAGGCGGGATTTGAAGCGAATGTCGTGGGCGGATGCGTGCGGGATTTGCTATTGGGCGCGGAGCCGAAAGACTGGGATGTGGCGACCAATGCCAGGCCAGAAGAGGTGCAAGAGCTGTTTCCGGATAGCGTCTATGAAAATGAGTTTGGGACGGTGGGGGTTAAAATCAGAACCGATTCGAAACTACGAAACGAATCCGAATCTACGAAAACTACTAAAGGGGATATTGGTGTAGTTGTGGAAGTGGTTGAAGTGACGACGTATCGGATCGAGTCGAAATATTCCGACAAACGGCATCCGGATGAGGTGAAATTTGCTAAGACATTGGAAGAGGATTTGTCTAGGCGTGATTTTACGATTAATGCGTTGGCAATAAATTTCAAGAAACTCTCCTACGCTAAAGCTTCGGCGGGCAAGCAAGAGAAAAGAAACCCTCCTACGCTAAAGCTTCGGCAGGCAGGCAAGAAACAAACAGGCCTTGTCGAAAAAGTGACCGGTGCTGAATTTAAAATAGTGGATTTATTTTCAGGGATAGAGGATTTGGAAAATAAATTGATCCGGGCGGTGGGGGATGCTAACGCGCGATTTGATGAAGATGCTTTGCGGATGATGCGGGCGATTCGGTTTTCGGTGACGCTGGGTTTTGCGATTGAGGAAAAAACTTTTGCGGCAATTCAAAAGAATGCAGAGAATCTGAAACATATTTCACCGGAGCGGATCCGGGATGAATTTGCAAAAATTATTTTATCATCAACGCCGGCGCGAGGTATTGAACTTTTGCAAGAAACAGGAATTTTAAAAATAATTTTGCCAGAAGTTGAAAGCGGCATTGGTGTGACACAAAGTCATCATCATTATTATGGACCGTATAATACGGTCTACAAGCATCTGGTGGCGTCTTTGGAAAAATGTCCGTCGCCAAAATTGGAAGTGCGGTTGGCGGCACTGCTCCACGATGTGGGAAAACCAAAATCGAAAAGAGGCGAAGGAGAAAATGCGACGTTTTATAACCATGAATATATCGGCGAGCGGATGACGAAAAATATTTTAGAACGTCTACGATTTTCGCGGCGTGTGATTGATAAAGTGACACTACTCGTGCGCAATCATATGTTTTATTACAACGTCGATGAAGTCGGTGAGTCTGGTGTGCGGCGTGTGGTGCAAAAGGTTGGCTTGGAAAATATTATGGATCTGATCGATGTAAGAATTTCTGATAGGCTGGGGAGCGGTGTGCCAAAAGCCGTGCCCTATAAATTGCGACATTTTCAGTTTATGGTAGAAAAAGTTTCGCATGATCCGATTTCCGTGAAACAACTGAAATTGAATGGCAATGATTTAATGTCCGAATTGGGCGTAGAACCAGGACCAAAAATCGGGGCGATTTTGGCTGTGCTACTTTCGCAGGTGATTGATGATCCTGCGCGGAATGTTAAAGAAAAACTGATCGTGCTGGCGAAGGAGTTGGCGAAAAGTAAGGTGGAGGATTTGCGTAAGATGGCGGAAGAGAAAATTAAGAAGGAACAAAAAAAGGAAGAAGAGTTGATCAAGAAAAAACACAAGGTTTCATAA
- the dxs gene encoding 1-deoxy-D-xylulose-5-phosphate synthase: protein MKNKKSKKILDVVNYPADLRKLPKGKLPKLCEEVRDYLIESVAQSGGHFGSNLGVVELTVALHYIFDTPKDLLIWDVGHQAYAHKILTGRKDRLSTIRKKGGLAPFPRREESEYDTSNTGHTSTSISLATGMAVANRNKKKAPHVVAVIGDGALAGGMAFEALNHAGDIKADILVVLNDNKMSISPNVGGMEKYLTRLISSPSYVNLRDKGLEVLKGMPTVQKLVHKAGIQVRGVITPGTLFEELGFKYYGPIDGHDTEMLLEVLENLKKLKGPRFLHVITKKGKGYAPAEKDVFSLHATTPFDPATGEKNGCAKNIAYTDVFANWICEKTKKDSKLHAITPAMTGGSGLLKFSEQFPNRFFDVGIAEQHALTFAAGLALQGKKPVVAIYSSFLQRGYDQLIHDIALPKLDVLLAIDRAGIVGPDGATHAGSFDLSFLRIVPNMIVMAPSDEHECYAMLEVGYNYSGPAAVRYPKGANLCGCGGKKSQSIEIGKAKIVKKGKNVAILAFGTMVGRSKYAAEKIDGTLVDMRFVKPLDEELLRELSQTHQYFVTVEDNVIMGGAGSAVNEFFAKAGLGVKIKNLGLPDEFLSHGTRGEILAEVELDENGIFEAVEKFIKE from the coding sequence ATGAAGAATAAAAAAAGCAAGAAAATATTAGATGTTGTAAATTATCCGGCGGATTTACGAAAATTGCCTAAGGGAAAATTGCCGAAGCTTTGCGAAGAAGTTCGTGATTATTTGATCGAAAGTGTGGCGCAGAGCGGGGGACATTTCGGATCGAATTTGGGCGTGGTGGAATTGACTGTGGCGTTGCATTATATTTTTGACACACCGAAAGATTTGCTCATTTGGGATGTTGGACATCAGGCCTATGCACACAAGATTCTCACCGGGAGAAAAGACCGGCTTTCTACGATCAGGAAAAAAGGAGGGTTAGCTCCCTTTCCCCGAAGAGAGGAAAGCGAATATGATACTTCGAACACGGGGCATACCAGCACATCAATTAGTCTTGCAACGGGAATGGCTGTTGCAAATCGTAATAAGAAAAAAGCGCCGCATGTTGTCGCTGTGATTGGCGATGGGGCTTTGGCTGGGGGAATGGCCTTTGAAGCGCTCAATCACGCGGGGGATATTAAGGCGGATATTTTGGTGGTGTTGAATGATAATAAGATGTCAATCTCACCCAACGTTGGAGGAATGGAAAAATATTTGACGCGGCTGATTTCTTCTCCGTCCTATGTTAATTTACGCGATAAAGGATTGGAAGTTTTAAAGGGCATGCCAACCGTACAAAAGCTAGTGCACAAAGCCGGCATCCAAGTGCGTGGGGTGATTACTCCTGGGACACTGTTTGAAGAATTGGGGTTTAAATATTATGGACCGATTGATGGGCATGACACAGAGATGCTTTTGGAAGTTTTGGAAAATTTGAAAAAACTGAAAGGGCCACGTTTTTTGCATGTGATCACAAAAAAAGGCAAGGGTTACGCTCCGGCGGAAAAAGATGTTTTTTCTTTGCATGCGACAACTCCTTTTGATCCTGCGACTGGGGAGAAAAATGGCTGCGCTAAAAATATCGCCTACACCGACGTTTTTGCCAATTGGATTTGCGAAAAAACGAAAAAAGATTCCAAGTTGCATGCAATCACGCCGGCAATGACCGGAGGATCGGGGCTTTTGAAATTTAGCGAGCAATTTCCCAATCGTTTTTTTGATGTGGGAATTGCCGAGCAACACGCGCTGACTTTTGCGGCGGGGCTTGCGCTTCAAGGAAAAAAACCGGTTGTGGCGATTTATTCTTCTTTTTTGCAACGAGGTTATGATCAGCTGATCCATGATATCGCTTTGCCTAAACTCGATGTGCTTTTAGCGATTGATCGCGCGGGAATCGTTGGGCCGGACGGGGCGACGCACGCGGGCAGTTTTGATCTGTCATTTTTGCGCATCGTTCCGAATATGATTGTGATGGCGCCATCCGATGAACATGAATGTTATGCAATGCTGGAAGTGGGCTATAATTATTCTGGACCGGCGGCGGTGCGTTATCCTAAGGGTGCTAATCTTTGCGGTTGTGGCGGGAAGAAAAGTCAGTCAATTGAAATTGGAAAAGCTAAGATTGTAAAAAAGGGAAAAAATGTGGCTATCTTAGCGTTTGGAACAATGGTGGGTCGGAGCAAGTATGCGGCGGAAAAAATTGACGGAACATTAGTTGATATGCGTTTCGTGAAACCACTGGACGAGGAACTATTGCGGGAATTATCCCAGACACATCAATATTTTGTAACAGTCGAGGATAATGTGATTATGGGTGGAGCGGGCAGTGCAGTGAATGAGTTTTTTGCGAAAGCCGGTCTTGGTGTTAAAATTAAAAACCTAGGATTGCCGGATGAGTTTCTCTCTCACGGAACACGAGGAGAAATTTTGGCGGAGGTGGAGTTGGATGAGAACGGGATATTCGAGGCAGTGGAGAAGTTTATAAAAGAGTAG
- a CDS encoding formate--tetrahydrofolate ligase has translation MKTDIQIAKESKMEPIESVAEKIGVIKNDLELYGEYKAKLKPALWEKIKNQKDGKLILVTAISPTPAGEGKTTTSIGLAMAFSRLGKKTMLALREPSLGPCMGVKGGAAGGGYSQVMPMEEINLHFTGDLHAITTANNLLSAIIDNHIFQGNELQIDARQILWKRAMDLNDRTLRNTVVGLGGKSQGVPREENFNITVASEIMAILCLSENLADLKKRLGNILVAYTFSGEPVYARSLNVVGALTAILKDALKPNLVQTLEHTPAIIHGGPFANIAHGCNSILATRYGLKLGDYLITEAGFGADLGAEKFFNIKCRVAGLKPDAVVIVATVRALKYSGGMEKETLVMPNLIHLKKGFANLEKHVENLKKFGVPVVVAVNVFPTDTQKELKLLEQMVKKLGASYALSHVWEKGGAGGEDLAKVVLETLAKKKANFKVLYSEQSHIKVKIETIAQKIYGAKNVEFSAKAQKQMEKLEKEKLDKLPICIAKTQYSFSDDPKLLGRPKGFTLNIRELRISNGAGFIVAIAGEIMTMPGLPKVPAAEKIDVSESGEIEGLF, from the coding sequence ATGAAAACAGACATCCAAATTGCCAAAGAATCGAAAATGGAACCGATTGAAAGTGTGGCGGAGAAAATCGGCGTCATAAAAAATGATCTGGAGTTGTATGGAGAATACAAAGCGAAGCTAAAACCAGCGCTGTGGGAGAAGATTAAAAATCAAAAAGACGGAAAATTAATTTTAGTCACAGCGATCAGTCCGACGCCGGCAGGCGAGGGAAAGACGACGACTTCAATTGGTCTCGCTATGGCGTTCAGTCGCCTCGGCAAAAAAACGATGTTGGCTTTGCGTGAGCCATCATTAGGACCGTGCATGGGCGTGAAGGGTGGTGCGGCGGGTGGGGGATATTCGCAAGTGATGCCGATGGAAGAAATTAACTTGCATTTCACAGGTGATTTGCATGCCATTACGACGGCCAACAATTTGCTCTCGGCCATTATTGATAATCATATTTTTCAAGGTAATGAATTGCAAATTGATGCGCGCCAAATTCTTTGGAAACGGGCGATGGATTTGAATGACCGGACGTTGCGAAACACGGTGGTTGGTTTGGGCGGAAAATCACAAGGTGTGCCACGGGAAGAAAATTTCAACATCACAGTTGCTTCAGAGATTATGGCAATTTTATGCCTCAGTGAAAATTTGGCTGACCTCAAAAAACGTTTGGGAAATATTTTGGTGGCTTACACATTTTCTGGTGAACCGGTTTATGCGCGTTCTCTCAACGTGGTCGGTGCACTCACTGCAATTTTGAAAGATGCCCTAAAACCAAATTTGGTGCAAACATTGGAACACACGCCGGCTATTATTCACGGCGGACCGTTTGCCAATATTGCGCACGGATGCAATAGTATCTTGGCGACACGCTATGGACTGAAACTGGGAGATTATCTCATCACCGAAGCAGGCTTTGGCGCGGATCTCGGAGCGGAGAAATTTTTCAATATCAAATGTCGCGTCGCAGGATTGAAACCGGATGCAGTAGTGATTGTGGCAACAGTGCGCGCGCTGAAATATTCTGGTGGGATGGAAAAGGAAACACTGGTGATGCCAAATTTGATTCATCTGAAAAAAGGTTTTGCTAATTTGGAAAAGCATGTCGAGAATTTGAAGAAATTCGGCGTGCCGGTCGTGGTTGCTGTGAACGTTTTTCCAACTGACACGCAAAAAGAATTAAAACTCTTGGAGCAAATGGTGAAAAAACTTGGTGCGTCCTATGCGCTCTCTCACGTTTGGGAAAAAGGCGGAGCGGGTGGAGAAGATTTGGCCAAAGTTGTTTTGGAAACGCTGGCCAAGAAAAAAGCGAATTTTAAAGTTCTCTACTCGGAGCAGTCACATATCAAAGTGAAGATCGAAACTATCGCGCAAAAAATTTATGGTGCAAAAAACGTGGAGTTCAGTGCCAAGGCGCAAAAGCAGATGGAAAAGCTGGAAAAAGAAAAATTGGACAAGTTGCCAATTTGTATTGCCAAAACCCAATATTCTTTTTCCGATGACCCAAAGCTCCTGGGAAGACCAAAAGGTTTTACGCTAAATATTCGCGAACTGCGAATTTCCAACGGCGCAGGATTTATTGTCGCGATTGCAGGAGAAATAATGACGATGCCGGGACTGCCAAAAGTGCCCGCGGCGGAAAAGATTGATGTTTCGGAAAGCGGGGAGATTGAGGGGTTGTTTTAG
- a CDS encoding SET domain-containing protein: protein MMSKVYTSKTKKLGNGLFAKTDIKKNEIIFIVKGTLEKCPYSPKDSQKGQNWLAIEKNIWLAPLDNNPWVNINHSCTPNVGLKGHVTVVAMRNIKKSEQLTIDYSTTEDDPNWKMKCNCEQNNCRKIIRSARFLSPKLFKKYKNYIPQFLKRERAIANNADEFVK, encoded by the coding sequence ATGATGTCTAAAGTCTACACATCCAAAACTAAAAAACTCGGAAACGGTCTTTTTGCTAAGACTGATATTAAAAAAAATGAAATTATTTTCATAGTCAAGGGCACACTCGAAAAATGTCCATACTCGCCGAAAGATTCCCAGAAAGGTCAAAATTGGCTAGCAATAGAAAAAAATATTTGGCTAGCCCCTCTTGACAATAACCCTTGGGTTAATATCAATCACTCCTGTACGCCAAACGTAGGACTCAAAGGTCACGTCACCGTCGTCGCAATGAGAAATATCAAAAAATCTGAGCAACTTACAATCGACTATTCTACAACAGAAGACGATCCTAATTGGAAAATGAAATGTAACTGCGAGCAAAATAATTGTAGAAAAATAATCAGAAGCGCTCGCTTTTTGTCTCCAAAATTATTCAAAAAATATAAAAACTATATTCCACAATTTTTAAAAAGAGAGCGCGCAATAGCTAATAATGCTGACGAATTTGTGAAATAA
- a CDS encoding replication-associated recombination protein A has translation MPTPLPDLIRPENLTDFFGQEKLIGKTSYLFRAIKSDAIPSMILWGPPGSGKTTLAHIIATATKSEFLKISAVSSGKKILLEIIAKAQENKLQNKKTILFIDEIHRWNKAQQDALLPHVENGTITLIGATTENPSFEVNSALVSRTRVFVLEKLTPTDLEKIIERALEKIKATKKIKIDSDTIKLLANLSNGDARMALNTLEACVNQTENITPKLVKEVLQKSHLLYDKSGEEHYNIISALHKSMRGGNPDASVYWLARMIEGGEDPLYIARRLVRFASEDIGLANNTALLLANAVFDACHKLGYPECNVHLAQCVIYLAKSKKDITAYAAYSKAKKDVEKFGNLPVPLHLRNAPTKLMKELNYGKGYKYTPLEDSREQSYLPEELGDSKYI, from the coding sequence ATGCCCACCCCACTCCCCGATCTTATTCGCCCGGAAAATCTCACTGATTTTTTCGGCCAAGAAAAACTCATTGGAAAAACTTCCTATCTTTTTCGCGCTATTAAAAGTGACGCCATTCCGTCGATGATCCTTTGGGGTCCGCCCGGATCAGGAAAAACCACGCTCGCCCACATCATTGCCACCGCCACCAAATCAGAATTCTTAAAAATCAGCGCTGTTTCCTCTGGCAAAAAAATCCTTTTGGAAATTATTGCGAAAGCCCAAGAGAATAAACTGCAAAATAAAAAAACGATTTTATTTATAGACGAAATTCATCGTTGGAATAAAGCCCAGCAAGATGCGCTTCTCCCTCATGTCGAAAACGGCACGATCACACTGATTGGAGCAACGACCGAGAATCCCAGCTTCGAAGTCAACTCCGCCTTAGTTTCTCGCACCCGTGTTTTTGTTTTGGAAAAACTGACCCCGACTGATTTGGAAAAAATAATTGAAAGGGCGTTGGAAAAAATCAAAGCAACAAAAAAAATTAAAATAGATTCTGACACAATAAAATTACTTGCCAATCTTTCTAATGGTGATGCGCGGATGGCGCTCAATACTCTCGAAGCTTGCGTCAACCAGACGGAAAACATCACTCCAAAACTAGTAAAAGAAGTTTTGCAAAAATCGCATCTGCTCTATGACAAGTCTGGAGAAGAACATTATAATATTATTTCCGCTCTGCACAAATCAATGCGCGGCGGAAACCCGGACGCTTCCGTCTATTGGCTGGCGCGGATGATTGAAGGCGGAGAAGATCCGCTCTATATCGCCCGACGCCTCGTACGTTTTGCCAGCGAAGACATTGGCCTTGCCAATAACACTGCCCTCCTTCTCGCCAATGCCGTTTTCGACGCTTGTCACAAGCTGGGCTACCCGGAATGTAATGTCCACCTCGCCCAATGCGTAATTTATCTCGCCAAATCCAAAAAGGACATCACTGCCTACGCTGCCTACAGCAAAGCCAAAAAAGACGTGGAAAAATTCGGCAATCTTCCCGTCCCGCTTCATTTGCGTAACGCGCCAACAAAACTAATGAAAGAATTAAATTATGGCAAAGGCTATAAATATACTCCGCTCGAGGATAGTCGTGAACAGAGTTATTTGCCGGAAGAATTAGGGGATTCTAAATATATATAA
- a CDS encoding tetrahydrofolate dehydrogenase/cyclohydrolase catalytic domain-containing protein, whose amino-acid sequence MTKIIDGKKIAEEIKEELKSDVLALGEKGIVPGLVVILAGEDSASQVYVKNKERVAKEIGINSEVVRMSAETSQEELEKIILQYNVDEKIHGILVQLPLPKNIDAKKIINLIDPKKDVDCFHPENVGRMMIGDARFLPCTPAGILELLERSEISVEGKNVTIVGRSNIVGKPLAVMLINLGATVTVCNSKTKNLQKLCAQADILISATGRAGLICAEMVKQDAVVIDVGINRNEEGKLVGDVDYIRVCDKTSCITPVPGGVGPMTIMMLMRNTIIAAKNQK is encoded by the coding sequence ATGACAAAAATAATCGACGGGAAAAAGATTGCGGAAGAAATTAAGGAGGAGCTGAAAAGTGATGTTTTGGCTTTGGGAGAAAAAGGGATTGTGCCAGGACTAGTTGTGATTTTGGCCGGGGAGGATAGTGCCTCGCAGGTGTATGTGAAAAATAAAGAACGCGTGGCGAAAGAGATTGGAATTAATTCTGAAGTTGTGAGAATGTCTGCGGAAACTTCGCAAGAAGAGTTGGAAAAAATAATTTTGCAATATAATGTGGATGAAAAGATTCACGGAATTTTGGTGCAATTACCGTTGCCGAAAAATATCGATGCGAAGAAAATAATTAATCTGATTGATCCGAAAAAAGATGTTGATTGTTTTCATCCGGAAAATGTGGGGCGTATGATGATTGGAGACGCGCGGTTTTTGCCTTGCACGCCGGCGGGAATTTTAGAGTTACTCGAGCGAAGTGAAATTTCGGTTGAAGGAAAAAATGTTACGATTGTGGGACGGAGTAATATTGTGGGAAAACCTCTCGCCGTGATGCTCATCAATCTTGGCGCGACAGTGACGGTTTGTAATTCTAAGACAAAAAACTTACAAAAGCTTTGCGCACAAGCGGATATTCTTATTTCAGCAACGGGACGCGCAGGGCTGATTTGCGCCGAGATGGTAAAGCAGGATGCGGTCGTGATTGATGTGGGAATCAATCGAAACGAGGAGGGAAAATTAGTCGGCGATGTTGATTATATTCGCGTTTGTGATAAAACTAGTTGCATTACTCCCGTTCCGGGCGGAGTTGGTCCGATGACGATAATGATGCTGATGCGAAATACAATAATAGCGGCGAAGAATCAAAAATGA